GTCGGTCGTGCCGCCGAGGTGGTGCATGACGCCCCAGACCGCGTTGAGGGCGGTCTGGATGGCGCCCTCGGCCCAGCCGGCCGTCCAGGAGATGTCGTCTCCGGCGAGGAAGATGCCGCGCTTGTCCTCGGGCAGCCGGTCCTGCATGAAGTGCGTGAACAGGCGCCGCTGGTAGCGGTAGTGGCCGGGCAGGTTGGCCTTGAACGCGCCCATGAAGTAGGGCTCGTTCTCCCAGGAGACGGTCACCGGATTGCCGATGATGTGCTTCCGGATGTCGACCTTGGGATAGATCTCGCCGAGCGACTTCAGCATGACCTCCATCCGCTCGTTCGCGGACAGCGGCAGCCACTTCAGGCTGTCGTCGCACCAGGTGTAGGAGAGGCAGATGACGGCGGGCTTGTCCGGGCCGTCGTCGAGGAGGTAAGTGCCGCGCGTCATGCGGTCGGTGAGCGTCATCGACATGACGTCCCGGCCGGTCTCCTCGTCCTTGTCGAGCCAGAACGGGCGGTCCACCGGGACGAAGAGCTTGGAGCTCTCCATGTAGTGGGTGCGCTCGATCGCCGTCCAGTGGTCGATCGGGAAGAGGGAGTCGTCGCAGGCGATCTTCGACAGCAGCATCCAGGACTGGGCGGTGAAGACGGCCGCCTGGAAGGTGCGGATGTCGCCGCGGGCGTCGGTCACGGTGATGCGGTTGCCGGCGGTGCGGTGCAGCCGGGTCACGGCCGGGCGGGGCTCGCCGCCCTCGTGCAGGCTCGCGAGCGAGGTTCCCTGGGACCAGTGGACGATCTTCGCCGGCTCACGCTCCCACAGGCGCAGCGGCAGCTGCTGCGAGCCGCCGACGATGCCGCGGTGGTGGTCGTCGGCCTCGGTGTAGACGACGCGCAGGATCTCCAGGATGGAGTTGGGGAAGTCGGTGTCCCAGCCGCCCGTGCCGAAGCCGACCTGGCCGAAGATCTCGCGGTGCCGGAAGGACCTGAACGCCTCGGAGTCGCAGAGGAAGCCGTAGAAGGTCTGGTTGTCGAGCTTCTCGACGAGCCGGGACCAGATCTCGCGGATGCGGGGCACGTCCCGCTCGCGCAGGGCCCGGTTCATGTCGGAGAAGTCGGCGCCCTCCTCCAGGCAGCGGTTCCAGGCCTCGGCGACGTCCCGGTAGACCTGGGGCAGGTCGCCGATCGTCTCGGCGTAGTGGGACTCACCCTTGAGGTCGACGACGGTCGACGGGGTCGCCTCGGCGAGCGGGTTGGGGAAGGGCC
This is a stretch of genomic DNA from Streptomyces hawaiiensis. It encodes these proteins:
- a CDS encoding flavin monoamine oxidase family protein yields the protein MTSTVPNAVEHADAQQPPITMFGPDFPYAYDDFLAHPAGLGQIPATEHGTEVAVIGGGLSGIVAAYELMKMGLKPVVYEADQIGGRLRTVGFDGCDESLTAEMGAMRFPPSSTALQHYIDLVGLQTRPFPNPLAEATPSTVVDLKGESHYAETIGDLPQVYRDVAEAWNRCLEEGADFSDMNRALRERDVPRIREIWSRLVEKLDNQTFYGFLCDSEAFRSFRHREIFGQVGFGTGGWDTDFPNSILEILRVVYTEADDHHRGIVGGSQQLPLRLWEREPAKIVHWSQGTSLASLHEGGEPRPAVTRLHRTAGNRITVTDARGDIRTFQAAVFTAQSWMLLSKIACDDSLFPIDHWTAIERTHYMESSKLFVPVDRPFWLDKDEETGRDVMSMTLTDRMTRGTYLLDDGPDKPAVICLSYTWCDDSLKWLPLSANERMEVMLKSLGEIYPKVDIRKHIIGNPVTVSWENEPYFMGAFKANLPGHYRYQRRLFTHFMQDRLPEDKRGIFLAGDDISWTAGWAEGAIQTALNAVWGVMHHLGGTTDPTNPGPGDVYDEIAPVELPED